From Pagrus major chromosome 18, Pma_NU_1.0, a single genomic window includes:
- the rnf212 gene encoding probable E3 SUMO-protein ligase RNF212 isoform X1, producing the protein MSFWVCCSSCFLSPRADRQLAVTTCGHVVCSVCYQKGSQGKCFICNANCQVSPLSDKMSLFQSSPEVKTLFSDIDTVTIQHFTEIGKVIMFQERHQKRLLTHYKQRSEKLEEVNVKMKQEMQHMTKKLNERSAYIAMLENSLQHQSAKVSSVPQMSHSSHTAHGHKSVSVLQIPYNSPMTLPRHSPTTSITENMELDDWSLFRKPKTVPRLSLISPPQDGRMGTVSHRSSSQNTLSNHSARSATVSRFQGSPLTPDISYGQRSASPIFKLPSSFRHSMSSLFCPPP; encoded by the exons ATGTCTTTCTGGGTTTGCTGCAGCTCCTGCTTCCTTTCCCCCCGTGCTGACCGACAGCTGGCTGTCACGACCTGCGGACATGTCGTCTGTAGTGTCTGTTATCAGAAAG gcagCCAAGGCAAGTGTTTCATATGCAATGCCAACTGCCAAGTGTCGCCTCTCTCTGACAAA ATGTCTTTGTTTCAGAGCAGCCCAGAAGTGAAGACCCTGTTCTCCGACATCGACACTGTGACAATCCAACACTTCACAGAAATTGGCAAA gTTATAATGTTCCAGGAAAGACATCAGAAAAGACTACTGACTCACTACAAGCAAAGG AGTGAGAAACTAGAAGAGGTAAATGTCAAGATGAAGCAAGAAATGCAGCACATGACAAA GAAGCTGAATGAACGGAGCGCCTACATTGCTATGCTGGAGAACTCTCTTCAGCATCAGAG TGCCAAAGTTTCCTCAGTGCCTCAGATGAGCCACAGTTCCCACACTGCACATGGACATAAGTCAG TGTCAGTGCTACAGATCCCATACAACTCCCCAATGACCCTCCCAAGACACTCCCCAACGACTAGTAT CACTGAAAACATGGAGCTGGATGATTGGAGTTTGTTCAGGAAG cCTAAGACTGTCCCCAGACTGTCATTAATCAGTCCTCCACAGGATGGACGGATGG GTACCGTCTCTCACAGATCGTCCAGTCAGAACACGCTGTCCAACCATTCAGCTCGCTCAGCCACAGTCAG TCGTTTTCAGGGCTCACCACTGACTCCAGATATTTCGTACGGCCAGCGCTCTGCGTCTCCCATCTTCAAACTTCCCTCCTCCTTCAGACACTCCATGTCCTCCCTGTTCTGCCCTCCTCCTTAA
- the rnf212 gene encoding probable E3 SUMO-protein ligase RNF212 isoform X2: protein MSFWVCCSSCFLSPRADRQLAVTTCGHVVCSVCYQKGSQGKCFICNANCQVSPLSDKSSPEVKTLFSDIDTVTIQHFTEIGKVIMFQERHQKRLLTHYKQRSEKLEEVNVKMKQEMQHMTKKLNERSAYIAMLENSLQHQSAKVSSVPQMSHSSHTAHGHKSVSVLQIPYNSPMTLPRHSPTTSITENMELDDWSLFRKPKTVPRLSLISPPQDGRMGTVSHRSSSQNTLSNHSARSATVSRFQGSPLTPDISYGQRSASPIFKLPSSFRHSMSSLFCPPP, encoded by the exons ATGTCTTTCTGGGTTTGCTGCAGCTCCTGCTTCCTTTCCCCCCGTGCTGACCGACAGCTGGCTGTCACGACCTGCGGACATGTCGTCTGTAGTGTCTGTTATCAGAAAG gcagCCAAGGCAAGTGTTTCATATGCAATGCCAACTGCCAAGTGTCGCCTCTCTCTGACAAA AGCAGCCCAGAAGTGAAGACCCTGTTCTCCGACATCGACACTGTGACAATCCAACACTTCACAGAAATTGGCAAA gTTATAATGTTCCAGGAAAGACATCAGAAAAGACTACTGACTCACTACAAGCAAAGG AGTGAGAAACTAGAAGAGGTAAATGTCAAGATGAAGCAAGAAATGCAGCACATGACAAA GAAGCTGAATGAACGGAGCGCCTACATTGCTATGCTGGAGAACTCTCTTCAGCATCAGAG TGCCAAAGTTTCCTCAGTGCCTCAGATGAGCCACAGTTCCCACACTGCACATGGACATAAGTCAG TGTCAGTGCTACAGATCCCATACAACTCCCCAATGACCCTCCCAAGACACTCCCCAACGACTAGTAT CACTGAAAACATGGAGCTGGATGATTGGAGTTTGTTCAGGAAG cCTAAGACTGTCCCCAGACTGTCATTAATCAGTCCTCCACAGGATGGACGGATGG GTACCGTCTCTCACAGATCGTCCAGTCAGAACACGCTGTCCAACCATTCAGCTCGCTCAGCCACAGTCAG TCGTTTTCAGGGCTCACCACTGACTCCAGATATTTCGTACGGCCAGCGCTCTGCGTCTCCCATCTTCAAACTTCCCTCCTCCTTCAGACACTCCATGTCCTCCCTGTTCTGCCCTCCTCCTTAA
- the LOC141013295 gene encoding transmembrane emp24 domain-containing protein 11: protein MGLRGVGFLLQCYLMLAAAMYFELGEQEEKCIIEEIPEDTLVTGYFLLEPWDLKKATRSPHLGVTVTVRDPNHEIQMSKRYGKFSKFTFTAHASGQHYFCFQTNSTRFSVFAGERLKLHLDIQMGEHAIGHDAEKTKDNMETLENNLGHLIDQMKYITRQQEYQREKEDTFRQISEVTNSKVLWWAVVQTTVLLSVGFWQMKRLKDFFIAKKLV from the exons ATGGGTTTGCGAGGCGTTGGCTTTCTCCTCCAGTGTTACCTGATGTTGGCAGCAGCCATGTATTTTGAGCTCggagagcaggaggaaaaaTGCATCATTGAGGAGATTCCTGAAGACACTCTGGTCACTG GTTATTTCTTGTTGGAGCCTTGGGATTTGAAGAAGGCCACCCGCTCCCCTCACCTCGGCGTCACTGTGACAGTCAGAGACCCAAATCATGAG ATTCAGATGTCCAAACGCTATGGTAAATTCAGCAAATTCACCTTCACAGCTCACGCCTCTGGTCAGCACTACTTCTGCTTCCAAACCAACTCCACAaggttttctgtctttgctgGAGAGAGGCTG AAGCTACATTTGGACATTCAGATGGGAGAGCATGCGATCGGACACGACGCTGAAAAAACCAAAGACAACATGGAGACTCTGGAGAACAACCTCGGCCACCTCATAGATCAGATGAAGTACATCACCAGGCAGCAGGAGTACCAGAGG gagaaaGAGGACACGTTTCGGCAGATCAGTGAGGTGACCAACAGTAAAGTGCTGTGGTGGGCCGTGGTGCAGACCACTGTCCTGCTGTCGGTTGGTTTCTGGCAGATGAAACGACTCAAAGACTTCTTCATCGCCAAGAAGCTGGTCTGa
- the rnf212 gene encoding probable E3 SUMO-protein ligase RNF212 isoform X3: MSSVVSVIRKAAKASVSYAMPTAKCRLSLTNPEVKTLFSDIDTVTIQHFTEIGKVIMFQERHQKRLLTHYKQRSEKLEEVNVKMKQEMQHMTKKLNERSAYIAMLENSLQHQSAKVSSVPQMSHSSHTAHGHKSVSVLQIPYNSPMTLPRHSPTTSITENMELDDWSLFRKPKTVPRLSLISPPQDGRMGTVSHRSSSQNTLSNHSARSATVSRFQGSPLTPDISYGQRSASPIFKLPSSFRHSMSSLFCPPP, from the exons ATGTCGTCTGTAGTGTCTGTTATCAGAAAG gcagCCAAGGCAAGTGTTTCATATGCAATGCCAACTGCCAAGTGTCGCCTCTCTCTGACAAA CCCAGAAGTGAAGACCCTGTTCTCCGACATCGACACTGTGACAATCCAACACTTCACAGAAATTGGCAAA gTTATAATGTTCCAGGAAAGACATCAGAAAAGACTACTGACTCACTACAAGCAAAGG AGTGAGAAACTAGAAGAGGTAAATGTCAAGATGAAGCAAGAAATGCAGCACATGACAAA GAAGCTGAATGAACGGAGCGCCTACATTGCTATGCTGGAGAACTCTCTTCAGCATCAGAG TGCCAAAGTTTCCTCAGTGCCTCAGATGAGCCACAGTTCCCACACTGCACATGGACATAAGTCAG TGTCAGTGCTACAGATCCCATACAACTCCCCAATGACCCTCCCAAGACACTCCCCAACGACTAGTAT CACTGAAAACATGGAGCTGGATGATTGGAGTTTGTTCAGGAAG cCTAAGACTGTCCCCAGACTGTCATTAATCAGTCCTCCACAGGATGGACGGATGG GTACCGTCTCTCACAGATCGTCCAGTCAGAACACGCTGTCCAACCATTCAGCTCGCTCAGCCACAGTCAG TCGTTTTCAGGGCTCACCACTGACTCCAGATATTTCGTACGGCCAGCGCTCTGCGTCTCCCATCTTCAAACTTCCCTCCTCCTTCAGACACTCCATGTCCTCCCTGTTCTGCCCTCCTCCTTAA